The segment ACCCTGCTCGACATGACGAGCGGCATCGCGACGTACGACGACACGCGCGCGTGGGAGGCCGCGATCGTCGCCGACCCGGCGCGCGACTTCACGCCCGCCGAACTCATCGCGTACGTCTACGGAAAGAAATCGCTCTCGAAGGGCTGGCTCTATTCGAACACGGGTTACGCGCTCTCCGAGCTGATCGCCGAAAAAGCCTCGGGGCAGCCGTACGCTGCGATGCTCCGCAGCCGCGTCATCGCGGCCGCCGGCCTGCGCTCGACGTACTACTCCGGCGAGACGTACTCCGCGGATCTGCGCGCGCGAACCGTCTCGGGTTACTACGACGATACGAGCGCGGGCGCCGGCGGTTTGAAGCCGCTCGTCGGCCGGGACGTTCGCGATTTCTCGGTCTCGTGGGCGGGAGCGGCCGGCGCGATCGTCGCGACCCCGCACGACGTGGCCCAGTGGGCACGGCAACTCTACCAAGGCTCGATCCTGACGGCCGCGCAGCGCGCGAGCATCGAGCGGCTCGTCTCGCAGAAGACGGCGAAGCCGATTTCAGACGTCACGCCGTCGGACCCGCGCGGCTTCGGCCTCGGCGTCGCGCGGCTCTATAAGCCCGGGCTCGGCGCCTTCTGGTTCTACGAGGGCATGACGCTGGGGTACCGCGTCGTCCACGCCTATTTTCCGAAGCAGGACGTGGTGGTCGTCGTCGGCGCGAACAGCCAGCCCGCACCGCAG is part of the Candidatus Binatia bacterium genome and harbors:
- a CDS encoding serine hydrolase domain-containing protein gives rise to the protein MTKQVLLGLALLLAASPAGAAPSQPLASALRADLQRYLDARGKAEHISAVSLSVSLRDRRTIDVAAGTTSYGGATPATTQSLFQIGSNTKAFTSVLLLKLEGDGKLKLSQTVGNWLPQYPAWKSVHLSTLLDMTSGIATYDDTRAWEAAIVADPARDFTPAELIAYVYGKKSLSKGWLYSNTGYALSELIAEKASGQPYAAMLRSRVIAAAGLRSTYYSGETYSADLRARTVSGYYDDTSAGAGGLKPLVGRDVRDFSVSWAGAAGAIVATPHDVAQWARQLYQGSILTAAQRASIERLVSQKTAKPISDVTPSDPRGFGLGVARLYKPGLGAFWFYEGMTLGYRVVHAYFPKQDVVVVVGANSQPAPQENQLPALLQTVAKTLAQYGSF